In Streptomyces longhuiensis, the following proteins share a genomic window:
- a CDS encoding peptidoglycan-binding protein — MATPLSASKLVEILRKEGLTVHEVRNWRTHNRNTKGPWGPVNGVMIHHTVTSGTDASVNICYNGYSGLPGPLCHGVIDKKGEIHLVGNGRANHAGLGDSDVLRAVVDESRLPHDNEADTDGNRHFYGFECINLGDGKDPWPEAQKEAIEKVSAAICRHYGWSERSVIGHKEWQPGKQDPRGFTMDGMRKRIADRLAGKSQGSDPKPDPPTPSKPSHAPFPGSGFFHNGQKSALITAMGRRLVAEGCDHYEEGPSPEWTDADRKSYKAWQQKLGFKGKDADGIPGKTSWDKLKVPAS; from the coding sequence ATGGCCACACCTCTGAGCGCGTCCAAGCTGGTGGAGATCCTGCGTAAGGAGGGCCTGACGGTCCACGAGGTGCGCAACTGGCGTACGCACAACCGCAATACGAAGGGTCCCTGGGGCCCGGTGAACGGCGTGATGATCCACCACACCGTCACCTCGGGCACGGACGCCTCCGTGAACATCTGTTACAACGGCTACTCGGGCCTGCCGGGGCCGCTGTGCCACGGCGTCATCGACAAGAAGGGCGAGATCCACCTCGTCGGCAACGGCCGCGCCAATCACGCGGGGCTGGGCGACAGCGACGTCCTGCGCGCCGTGGTCGACGAGTCGAGGCTGCCGCACGACAACGAGGCCGACACCGACGGCAACCGTCACTTCTACGGCTTCGAGTGCATCAACCTCGGCGACGGCAAGGACCCCTGGCCCGAGGCGCAGAAGGAGGCCATCGAGAAGGTGTCCGCCGCGATCTGCCGCCACTACGGCTGGAGCGAGCGGTCGGTCATCGGCCACAAGGAGTGGCAGCCGGGCAAGCAGGACCCGCGCGGCTTCACGATGGACGGCATGCGCAAGCGGATCGCCGACCGGCTCGCCGGGAAGTCCCAGGGTTCCGACCCCAAGCCCGATCCGCCCACGCCGTCCAAGCCGTCTCATGCGCCGTTTCCGGGCAGCGGCTTCTTCCACAACGGCCAGAAGTCCGCACTCATCACGGCCATGGGGCGCCGCCTGGTCGCCGAGGGCTGCGACCACTACGAGGAGGGGCCCAGCCCCGAGTGGACCGACGCCGACCGCAAGTCCTACAAGGCCTGGCAGCAGAAGCTCGGCTTCAAGGGCAAGGACGCGGACGGCATTCCGGGCAAGACCAGCTGGGACAAGCTGAAGGTCCCGGCTTCCTGA
- a CDS encoding pyrimidine reductase family protein: MRRLFPVTYETADHAAHEPREWSLDELADAYAYPSGQDVWLRANMVSTLDGAAHHDGRSQGISCAADMRIFGTLRGLADAVLVGAETVRLEGYRPARAREAFAARRQAAGQGPAPAIAVITASLNLDFSLPLFTSPLVPTFVVTGAGAPSDRVEAARKAGAEVLIAGEGSTVEPERAVRALAERGLTRLLTEGGPRLLGQFVAAQVLDELCLTLSPMLTAGDAQRIAGGPSLTVPERFEMASVLEEAGFLFTRYRRS, encoded by the coding sequence ATGCGACGCCTGTTCCCTGTGACGTACGAAACAGCAGATCACGCGGCCCACGAACCTCGTGAATGGAGTCTCGACGAGCTCGCGGACGCCTATGCCTACCCCTCCGGGCAGGACGTATGGCTGCGGGCCAACATGGTCTCCACGCTCGACGGTGCCGCTCACCACGACGGCCGCTCGCAGGGCATCTCGTGCGCCGCCGACATGCGGATCTTCGGCACCCTGCGCGGTCTCGCGGACGCCGTCCTGGTCGGCGCGGAAACGGTCCGTCTTGAGGGCTACCGCCCGGCACGCGCGCGTGAGGCCTTCGCCGCGCGCAGGCAGGCGGCCGGACAGGGCCCCGCCCCGGCCATCGCGGTGATCACCGCGAGCCTGAACCTCGACTTCTCCCTGCCCCTCTTCACCTCGCCCCTCGTTCCCACCTTCGTGGTCACCGGCGCCGGGGCCCCGTCCGACCGTGTGGAGGCCGCCCGCAAGGCCGGCGCCGAGGTGCTGATCGCCGGCGAGGGCTCCACGGTCGAGCCGGAGCGCGCGGTCCGGGCGCTCGCGGAGCGCGGGCTCACCCGGCTGCTCACGGAGGGCGGACCCCGCCTGCTCGGTCAGTTCGTGGCAGCGCAGGTGCTCGACGAACTCTGTCTGACGCTGTCGCCGATGCTCACCGCCGGAGACGCCCAGCGCATCGCCGGGGGACCGTCCCTGACCGTCCCCGAGCGTTTCGAGATGGCTTCGGTGCTGGAAGAGGCCGGGTTCCTGTTCACCCGATACCGTCGGAGCTGA
- a CDS encoding indole-3-glycerol phosphate synthase: MFTSVLMIEKALTSADVEFVTTLHGDEEVAFHVLLQPRGDQADRLLRAIDDVAMGELDDAAREKDVPEGQDATEPGEQALQVSLTALHQAGCEAEGRLVEDHPLDALKSLVDEIGADEVIVLTDPHYVEEFFHRDWASRARHKVGVPVLKLFSYSKA, encoded by the coding sequence GTGTTCACGAGCGTATTGATGATCGAGAAGGCCCTGACGTCCGCCGACGTGGAGTTCGTCACCACCTTGCACGGTGACGAGGAAGTCGCGTTCCATGTGCTGCTCCAGCCCCGCGGTGACCAGGCCGACCGCCTGCTGCGGGCCATCGACGACGTCGCCATGGGGGAGCTCGACGACGCGGCGAGGGAGAAGGACGTCCCCGAGGGCCAGGACGCCACGGAACCCGGCGAACAAGCGCTCCAGGTCTCCCTCACCGCACTCCACCAGGCCGGCTGCGAGGCGGAGGGCCGCCTCGTCGAGGACCACCCCCTGGACGCACTGAAGTCCCTGGTCGACGAGATCGGTGCCGACGAGGTCATCGTCCTGACCGACCCGCACTACGTGGAGGAGTTCTTCCATCGCGACTGGGCCTCGCGCGCGCGGCACAAGGTGGGCGTTCCGGTCCTGAAGCTCTTCTCGTACAGCAAGGCGTAG
- a CDS encoding ankyrin repeat domain-containing protein → MTSFEIENPWTPAHQAVESSEHATLTRLLDEGANVNEVCCGMTLLMHAIELEGDSALQSGQPIDSALTAIVLAYGADPAAEIDGTTARGLAHFYDHSMAIRLLGRFTARQDRTAKPDTEGLSAPASLDDRPDRS, encoded by the coding sequence GTGACCAGCTTTGAGATCGAGAACCCGTGGACGCCGGCCCACCAGGCGGTGGAGTCCAGCGAGCATGCCACGCTCACACGTCTTCTCGACGAAGGAGCGAATGTCAACGAGGTCTGCTGCGGGATGACCCTGCTGATGCACGCCATCGAACTGGAAGGGGATTCGGCGCTTCAGTCGGGGCAACCGATCGACAGCGCACTGACCGCGATCGTCCTCGCCTACGGCGCCGATCCTGCCGCAGAGATCGACGGCACAACCGCCCGCGGTCTGGCCCACTTCTACGACCACAGCATGGCGATCCGGCTGCTGGGTCGGTTCACCGCCCGCCAGGATCGGACCGCGAAGCCCGATACGGAAGGTCTCTCGGCACCAGCCTCCCTGGATGATCGACCGGACAGGTCCTAG
- a CDS encoding polyphosphate kinase 2 family protein — MLRIPAGKPVDLASYDARATPAGPTGKAAGVEATARMGERLADLQERLWASGTAGDRRRILLILQGMDTSGKGGTVKHVIGLFNPSGCRIKAFKAPTAEERGHPFLWRIMRALPEPGEIGIFDRSQYEDVLAARVRGLVPHRQLGGRYGQINRFEQSLAEDGVTVVKCFLHISYEEQRERLLQRLDNPDKYWKFSMGDIEDRALWPAYQKAYEIALERCSTDDAPWYVVPADRKWYRNWAVSKLLLEHLEALDPKFPKADFDVAGAREQLLAQG, encoded by the coding sequence CTGCTGCGCATCCCCGCGGGCAAGCCCGTGGATCTCGCCTCCTACGACGCGCGGGCGACGCCCGCGGGCCCCACCGGCAAGGCCGCCGGCGTGGAGGCGACCGCCCGTATGGGTGAACGCCTGGCGGACCTCCAGGAGCGCCTGTGGGCCTCCGGCACGGCAGGCGACCGGCGCCGGATCCTGCTGATCCTCCAGGGCATGGACACCAGCGGCAAGGGCGGCACGGTCAAGCACGTCATCGGCCTCTTCAACCCCTCCGGCTGCCGCATCAAGGCCTTCAAGGCGCCGACCGCCGAGGAGCGCGGCCATCCGTTCCTGTGGCGCATCATGCGAGCGCTCCCCGAGCCCGGCGAGATCGGCATCTTCGACCGCTCGCAGTACGAGGACGTCCTCGCCGCCCGGGTCCGCGGCCTCGTCCCGCACCGCCAACTGGGCGGCCGCTACGGCCAGATCAACCGCTTCGAGCAGTCGCTGGCGGAGGACGGCGTGACGGTCGTCAAGTGCTTCCTCCACATCTCGTACGAGGAACAGCGCGAGCGGCTCCTCCAACGGCTCGACAACCCGGACAAGTACTGGAAGTTCAGCATGGGCGACATCGAGGACCGCGCCCTGTGGCCCGCGTACCAGAAGGCGTACGAGATCGCGCTGGAGCGCTGTTCGACGGATGACGCGCCCTGGTACGTGGTGCCGGCCGACCGCAAGTGGTACCGGAACTGGGCCGTCAGCAAGCTGCTCCTGGAACATCTGGAGGCGCTGGACCCGAAGTTCCCGAAGGCGGACTTCGACGTGGCCGGGGCGAGGGAGCAGTTGCTCGCACAGGGGTGA
- the zapE gene encoding cell division protein ZapE, with translation MSSSTTAPAQSPIADASPLSLCAREPLVPADRLVAEMVPPPRFDSVRFETYIPDPGQPSQTEAVRVLSGFAAGLGGAHASGAGKRRWFAKKPAAPTGPRGVYLDGGYGVGKTHLLASLWHATPAAPEQKAFGTFVELTNLVGALGFQQTVRTLGEHRLLCIDEFELDDPGDTVLVSTLLGKLVDAGVALAATSNTLPGKLGEGRFASADFLREIQGLSAHFHPLRIDGEDYRHRGLPEAPAPFSDEQVTKAAYAMQGASLDDFPHLLDHLARVHPSRYGALTDDLKAVCLTDVQPVPDQSTALRLVVLADRLYDREIPVLASGLPFDQLFSEEMLNGGYRKKYFRAISRLTALARDAKGLVRA, from the coding sequence GTGTCGTCCTCCACCACCGCCCCGGCTCAGAGTCCGATAGCCGACGCGTCCCCGCTGTCCCTGTGCGCCCGTGAGCCGCTCGTCCCCGCGGACCGCCTGGTCGCCGAGATGGTGCCCCCGCCGCGCTTCGACTCGGTCCGCTTCGAGACGTACATCCCGGACCCCGGCCAGCCCAGCCAGACCGAGGCGGTGCGGGTCCTGAGCGGCTTCGCGGCCGGGCTCGGCGGCGCCCACGCGAGCGGCGCGGGCAAGCGGCGGTGGTTCGCCAAGAAGCCCGCGGCGCCCACCGGACCCCGCGGCGTCTACCTGGACGGCGGCTACGGCGTCGGCAAGACCCACCTGCTCGCCTCGCTCTGGCACGCCACCCCGGCGGCCCCCGAGCAGAAGGCGTTCGGCACGTTCGTCGAGCTCACGAACCTGGTGGGCGCGCTCGGCTTCCAGCAGACGGTGCGCACGCTCGGCGAGCACCGGCTGCTGTGCATCGACGAGTTCGAGCTGGACGACCCGGGCGACACGGTCCTGGTGTCGACCCTGCTGGGCAAGCTCGTCGACGCGGGCGTCGCGCTCGCCGCGACCTCGAACACGCTGCCGGGCAAGCTCGGCGAGGGCCGGTTCGCCTCCGCCGACTTCCTGCGCGAGATCCAGGGCCTGTCCGCCCACTTCCACCCCCTGCGCATCGACGGCGAGGACTACCGCCACCGCGGCCTGCCCGAAGCGCCCGCCCCGTTCTCCGACGAACAGGTGACGAAGGCGGCGTACGCGATGCAGGGCGCCTCCCTCGACGACTTCCCGCATCTGCTCGACCACCTCGCGCGCGTGCACCCCAGCCGCTACGGCGCCCTCACGGACGACCTGAAGGCCGTCTGCCTCACGGACGTGCAACCCGTCCCCGACCAGTCGACGGCGCTGCGCCTCGTCGTGCTCGCCGACCGGCTCTACGACCGCGAGATCCCCGTGCTCGCCTCGGGACTCCCCTTCGACCAGCTGTTCAGCGAGGAGATGCTGAACGGCGGCTACCGCAAGAAGTACTTCCGCGCGATCTCCCGCCTGACCGCACTCGCGCGGGACGCGAAGGGGCTGGTGAGGGCGTAA
- a CDS encoding alkaline phosphatase PhoX, producing MSEARTARTAQSSATRRQVLARSGASVAAIAFAGSLSELFAGTAAAQSLGQKGYGPLVPDPAGLLDLPAGFRYKVLSREGDPLRSGEGKVPSNHDGMTALKGRHGQVHLVRNHENRVTAKIAVPTVEGLTYDPMGKGGCTALTLDHRGNVLSERVAIAGTAVNCAGGHTPWGTWLTCEETEDKAGTNGYTKDHGFIFEVDPGDPHRSGAVPLTAMGRFQHEAIAIDPKRGVVYETEDAFQKPFGLFYRFLPKKPEGGLGSLRAGGTLQAMRVPGVPDLSSIQETGATFDGIEWVDVPDPLAAQTPIRLQDFGPKGITHAQKLEGCYWGGSSVYFVSSFAHSAEGSAADHFGQIWRYDPNKRRLTLVIVFGPSTDVQLPGEEPDNICLAPSGGLMVCEDGEGAQHVFGVTRRGDVYAMARGRQNIGTAQEPAWGEFAGVTFSPDGDTMYVNCYTPGTTFAVTGPWQR from the coding sequence ATGTCTGAAGCACGTACCGCACGTACCGCTCAGTCCTCCGCAACACGACGTCAGGTCCTCGCGCGCAGCGGCGCTTCCGTCGCCGCCATCGCCTTCGCCGGAAGCCTCTCCGAGCTCTTCGCGGGCACGGCCGCCGCGCAGAGCCTCGGACAGAAGGGCTACGGCCCGCTGGTGCCCGACCCCGCCGGGCTGCTCGACCTGCCCGCGGGGTTCCGCTACAAGGTCCTCTCGCGCGAGGGCGACCCGCTGCGCTCCGGCGAGGGCAAGGTGCCCAGCAACCACGACGGCATGACGGCCCTGAAGGGCAGACACGGCCAGGTCCACCTGGTCCGCAACCACGAGAACCGCGTCACCGCGAAGATCGCCGTGCCGACCGTCGAGGGCCTCACCTACGACCCGATGGGCAAGGGCGGCTGTACGGCGCTCACGCTCGACCATCGGGGCAATGTCCTGTCGGAGCGTGTGGCCATCGCCGGCACGGCCGTCAACTGCGCGGGCGGGCACACGCCTTGGGGCACCTGGCTGACCTGCGAGGAGACCGAGGACAAGGCCGGCACGAACGGCTACACCAAGGACCACGGCTTCATCTTCGAGGTCGACCCGGGCGACCCGCACCGCTCGGGCGCCGTGCCGCTGACCGCGATGGGCCGCTTCCAGCACGAGGCGATCGCGATCGACCCGAAGCGGGGCGTCGTCTACGAGACGGAGGACGCCTTCCAGAAGCCGTTCGGCCTCTTCTACCGCTTCCTGCCCAAGAAGCCCGAGGGCGGCCTCGGTTCCCTGCGGGCGGGCGGAACGCTCCAGGCGATGCGGGTGCCCGGGGTGCCCGACCTGTCCTCGATCCAGGAGACGGGCGCGACCTTCGACGGCATCGAGTGGGTCGACGTACCCGACCCGCTGGCCGCGCAGACCCCCATCCGCCTCCAGGACTTCGGCCCGAAGGGCATCACGCACGCCCAGAAGCTGGAGGGCTGCTACTGGGGCGGCTCGTCCGTCTACTTCGTCTCCTCCTTCGCCCACAGCGCGGAGGGCTCGGCGGCCGACCACTTCGGGCAGATCTGGCGCTACGACCCGAACAAGCGCCGGCTCACGCTGGTGATCGTGTTCGGCCCGAGCACCGACGTCCAGCTGCCGGGCGAGGAGCCCGACAACATCTGCCTCGCGCCCAGCGGCGGCCTGATGGTGTGCGAGGACGGCGAGGGCGCGCAGCACGTCTTCGGTGTGACCCGCCGCGGCGACGTGTACGCGATGGCGCGCGGGCGCCAGAACATCGGCACGGCGCAGGAACCGGCGTGGGGCGAGTTCGCGGGCGTCACGTTCTCCCCGGACGGCGACACGATGTACGTCAACTGCTACACGCCCGGGACGACCTTCGCCGTGACGGGGCCCTGGCAGCGGTAG
- a CDS encoding DUF6519 domain-containing protein, whose amino-acid sequence MHADLSRLTFHPERHYSAVVAQQGRVQLDADANEQTAIQLHRARTLAADLIGRYGGPRDAAGFRIEYVGGTHDIDTLYIHGGRYYVDGILLDADRPAPGTPVPDEDAEDAADSATPPSYWTYWDQPDAFRDPEKPGDRLPSPAQSPFVVYLNVWERSVNAAEDPALREVALGAAMPDTAARVKVVWQVLPLSLAALAIEDADPSKEVVRAAFDKWAQRQGAATARLAARSERPDHADEDPCLVRPDARYRGPENQLYRVEVHAGGEAKDATFKWSRENGSVVFPVDALDGTWAQLASLGHDDKLDLDVGDFVEVTDTAYASRLEALPLLRVEELDLPGRRVRLSAEPEPGVGRLPHLHPFVRRWDHHEGPKRKGRTAALKGGAVPVAEGEWLPLEDGVEVYFAKDGTYRTGDHWLVPARTATGSVEWPTDPARRPLLQGPAGVARHFAPLALVKGEESAVDLRLAFGPLAISIPAADEATLAAEEQAHREELAAEGPSHGRSQTTAEAESAVEGDE is encoded by the coding sequence ATGCACGCTGATCTCTCCCGTCTCACCTTCCACCCGGAGCGGCACTACTCCGCGGTCGTCGCCCAGCAGGGCCGCGTCCAGCTCGACGCCGACGCCAACGAGCAGACCGCGATCCAGCTCCACCGGGCCCGCACCCTCGCCGCGGACCTGATCGGCCGCTACGGCGGGCCGCGCGACGCGGCGGGCTTCCGCATCGAGTACGTGGGCGGCACGCACGACATCGACACCCTCTACATCCACGGCGGCCGTTACTACGTCGACGGCATCCTGCTCGACGCGGACCGCCCGGCGCCCGGCACGCCCGTGCCGGACGAGGACGCCGAGGACGCGGCGGACAGCGCCACCCCGCCCTCCTACTGGACCTACTGGGACCAGCCCGACGCCTTCCGCGACCCGGAGAAGCCCGGCGACCGGCTGCCCTCGCCCGCGCAGTCGCCGTTCGTGGTCTACCTGAACGTGTGGGAGCGGTCGGTGAACGCCGCCGAGGACCCGGCGCTGCGCGAGGTCGCCCTCGGCGCGGCGATGCCGGACACCGCGGCCCGCGTCAAGGTGGTCTGGCAGGTCCTGCCGCTGTCCCTCGCGGCCCTGGCGATCGAGGATGCCGACCCGTCGAAGGAGGTCGTCCGCGCGGCCTTCGACAAGTGGGCGCAGCGCCAGGGGGCGGCCACCGCCCGGCTGGCCGCCCGCAGCGAGCGGCCCGACCACGCCGACGAGGACCCGTGCCTGGTCAGGCCCGACGCCCGCTACCGCGGTCCGGAGAACCAGCTGTACCGGGTCGAGGTCCATGCCGGCGGCGAGGCGAAGGACGCCACCTTCAAGTGGTCCCGCGAGAACGGCTCGGTCGTCTTCCCGGTCGACGCGCTCGACGGCACCTGGGCGCAGCTGGCGTCCCTCGGCCACGACGACAAGCTCGACCTGGACGTCGGCGACTTCGTCGAGGTCACGGACACCGCCTACGCCTCCCGCCTGGAAGCCCTGCCCCTGCTGCGCGTCGAGGAGCTCGACCTGCCGGGCCGCCGAGTCCGCCTGTCCGCCGAGCCCGAGCCGGGCGTCGGCCGGCTGCCCCACCTGCACCCGTTCGTGCGCCGCTGGGACCACCACGAGGGCCCGAAGCGCAAGGGCCGTACCGCAGCCCTGAAGGGCGGCGCCGTCCCCGTCGCGGAGGGGGAGTGGCTGCCCTTGGAGGACGGTGTCGAGGTGTACTTCGCCAAGGACGGCACCTACCGGACCGGCGACCACTGGCTCGTCCCCGCCCGCACCGCAACCGGCAGCGTCGAATGGCCGACGGACCCGGCGCGGCGCCCGCTGCTCCAGGGGCCCGCCGGTGTCGCCCGCCACTTCGCCCCCCTGGCCCTGGTCAAGGGCGAGGAGAGCGCCGTCGACCTGCGCCTCGCCTTCGGGCCGCTCGCGATCAGCATCCCGGCCGCGGACGAGGCGACCCTTGCGGCGGAGGAACAGGCACACCGTGAGGAACTCGCGGCCGAGGGTCCCTCGCACGGGAGGTCGCAGACCACCGCAGAAGCGGAGTCCGCCGTGGAAGGAGACGAGTGA
- a CDS encoding polysaccharide deacetylase family protein: MMTYVRRFALVCALGALGVGAAACSGGGGSAGHPGRGTVSASVSAAPSRPPTLAPGPAGLTPVFKSAPHPRDRTVALTFDADMTADQGPRAAAGEHFDNPALIATLRRLKVPATVFMTGRWAEEYPAEARSIGSDPLFEVANHSYSHHAFTGACYGLPTMPPAQMRSDVERAFAAFRKAGVKRTVPYFRFPGGCYDKEVLRKLTPAGVTAVQWDVVSGDAFATDSDAVAQQVLDGVRPGSVVVMHCTRSAAPATEAAVRAVVPKLRERGYRFVRVSELIRSAAGN; encoded by the coding sequence GTGATGACCTACGTACGGAGATTCGCGCTGGTCTGCGCCCTGGGCGCACTGGGGGTCGGAGCTGCCGCGTGCAGCGGGGGCGGCGGGTCCGCCGGGCACCCGGGGCGAGGGACGGTGAGCGCGTCCGTGTCCGCCGCGCCCTCGCGCCCGCCCACACTCGCACCGGGCCCCGCCGGTCTCACCCCCGTGTTCAAGAGCGCCCCCCACCCGCGGGACCGGACCGTCGCCCTCACCTTCGACGCCGACATGACCGCCGACCAGGGCCCCCGCGCCGCCGCCGGTGAGCACTTCGACAACCCGGCCCTGATCGCGACCCTGCGCCGGCTGAAGGTCCCCGCGACGGTGTTCATGACCGGGCGGTGGGCCGAGGAGTACCCGGCCGAGGCGAGGTCGATCGGGAGCGATCCGCTCTTCGAGGTCGCCAACCACTCGTACAGCCACCACGCCTTCACCGGCGCGTGCTACGGCCTGCCCACCATGCCGCCCGCGCAGATGCGGTCGGACGTGGAGCGCGCCTTCGCCGCGTTCCGCAAGGCCGGGGTGAAGCGCACGGTGCCGTACTTCCGCTTCCCGGGCGGGTGTTACGACAAGGAGGTGCTGCGGAAGCTGACCCCGGCGGGCGTCACGGCCGTGCAGTGGGACGTGGTGAGCGGTGACGCGTTCGCGACGGACTCGGACGCGGTGGCGCAGCAGGTGCTCGACGGGGTGCGGCCCGGTTCGGTCGTCGTCATGCACTGCACCCGCAGCGCGGCGCCCGCCACGGAAGCCGCGGTGCGCGCCGTCGTGCCGAAGCTGCGGGAGCGCGGGTACCGGTTCGTGCGGGTGTCGGAGCTGATCAGGTCGGCGGCCGGGAACTAG
- a CDS encoding ABC transporter substrate-binding protein, which produces MERHAVWEFTDDRGHVAAAGDVPLRVVAYIQAGATLWDHGIRPVGIFGSFHDGDTADPAKAGTLPLGEVRYLGAGAGLGLEAVLAAEPDLVVAVTYGGGQVYGVEPDVAKHLEEHVPVVVVDVGQGRSLTAVRERFAGLARSLGARDRSGTELERAMRELEQAAQDSRGRVLALSPGGPDSVHLARPAKWPDLSALTALGVHTVEPPQGPGANWNTAGWAQAAALTPDIVLVDSRANAAAREQYAADPHWRQVAAGARLLPWNPELPASESAHARFFDQVTGALRDT; this is translated from the coding sequence ATGGAACGACACGCAGTCTGGGAGTTCACCGACGACCGCGGGCATGTGGCGGCCGCGGGGGACGTGCCGTTACGGGTGGTGGCCTACATACAGGCCGGCGCCACCCTGTGGGACCACGGGATACGGCCGGTGGGGATCTTCGGTTCGTTCCACGACGGGGACACCGCCGACCCGGCCAAGGCGGGGACGCTGCCGCTCGGCGAGGTCCGCTACCTCGGCGCGGGCGCGGGGCTCGGCCTGGAGGCCGTGCTCGCGGCCGAGCCCGACCTCGTCGTCGCCGTCACCTACGGCGGCGGCCAGGTGTACGGCGTCGAGCCCGACGTGGCGAAGCACCTGGAGGAGCACGTCCCGGTCGTCGTGGTCGACGTCGGGCAGGGCCGCTCGCTCACCGCGGTCAGGGAGCGCTTCGCCGGGCTGGCGCGTTCGCTCGGGGCGCGGGACCGGTCCGGGACCGAACTGGAGCGCGCCATGCGGGAGTTGGAGCAGGCGGCGCAGGACAGTCGAGGGCGGGTGCTGGCTCTTTCGCCGGGCGGCCCGGACAGTGTCCATCTGGCCCGTCCCGCCAAGTGGCCCGACCTGAGCGCGCTGACGGCCCTCGGTGTACACACCGTCGAGCCCCCGCAGGGGCCGGGCGCCAACTGGAACACGGCCGGGTGGGCTCAGGCCGCCGCGCTCACGCCCGACATCGTGCTCGTCGACTCCCGCGCGAACGCGGCCGCACGCGAGCAGTACGCGGCGGACCCGCACTGGCGGCAGGTCGCGGCCGGGGCGCGTCTGCTCCCCTGGAACCCCGAGCTCCCGGCGAGCGAGTCCGCCCACGCACGGTTCTTCGACCAGGTGACCGGGGCGCTGCGGGACACCTGA
- a CDS encoding peptidyl-tRNA hydrolase has translation MPQDSPFRSERTVRDEAQQFVLPLVVRIERAAPPARTDALETAARAVLVILSDPRATGDGEWAQVMRDWQDARIRKVVRRARGAEWRRAEALDGITVTGKSAEVRVFPPVPLDGWPKDLARLQVSGTELDDPEPPAAPDLTAPVLWLSPDLDMTAGKSMAQAGHGAQLAWWELTDEQRAQWRDAGFPLSVRTADADRWAELTTSGLPVVRDAGFTEIAPGNTVVTEGGSHFCPLPRARRP, from the coding sequence GTGCCGCAGGACAGCCCCTTCCGGTCCGAGCGGACCGTACGCGACGAGGCTCAGCAGTTCGTGCTGCCTCTCGTGGTGCGTATCGAGCGGGCCGCTCCCCCGGCCCGCACCGACGCCCTGGAGACGGCGGCCCGCGCGGTCCTCGTGATCCTCTCGGATCCGCGCGCGACCGGCGACGGCGAGTGGGCGCAGGTCATGCGCGACTGGCAGGACGCCCGGATCCGCAAGGTGGTGCGGCGGGCGCGCGGCGCCGAGTGGCGCAGGGCTGAGGCGCTCGACGGCATCACGGTGACGGGGAAGTCGGCCGAGGTACGGGTGTTCCCGCCGGTCCCGCTCGACGGCTGGCCCAAGGACCTGGCCCGGCTCCAGGTGTCGGGAACGGAGCTGGACGACCCGGAGCCCCCGGCGGCCCCGGACCTCACGGCACCCGTCCTGTGGCTGAGCCCCGACCTCGACATGACGGCGGGCAAGTCGATGGCCCAGGCGGGCCACGGCGCGCAGCTGGCCTGGTGGGAACTGACGGACGAGCAGCGCGCACAGTGGCGCGACGCCGGTTTCCCGCTCTCCGTACGCACCGCGGACGCGGACCGCTGGGCCGAGCTGACCACGAGCGGCCTGCCGGTGGTCCGGGACGCGGGATTCACGGAGATCGCCCCCGGGAACACGGTCGTGACCGAGGGGGGAAGCCACTTCTGCCCTCTCCCGCGCGCACGACGGCCGTAG